In Sesamum indicum cultivar Zhongzhi No. 13 linkage group LG1, S_indicum_v1.0, whole genome shotgun sequence, the sequence AGCTTCCATATCTGTACAACTTGTAAAATTGCTGCCAAATTGTTGCAGGCCTTTGTGAATATTGTTCTTACTCTATGCGATGCCGGAGATTCTGTCATCATGTTTGCTCCATACTACTTCAATTCATACATGTCGTTCCAGATGACTGGTGTGACTGACATTCTGGTGGGTCCTGGTGACCCAAAGACTCTTCATCCAGATGCAGGTTAATATCTAAACAAAATGCCCATGTCTCGGAATGGCGATGCTCCTACCATTGATCTTAGATAATTACCTCAAATACTGCATTCTCTTTGTGCAAGACATGCATGATGTTTTCTATTATTGAAACTTGTGGTGGTTCCCCATATGATACAATCTATATTGCATTTTCTACCCCTAATGCATAAATTTGTTCTATGAAGCATATAGTCAATCAATATGGTGAATTTAGCTGGAGTTGGGACCCCCCGAGTATCAGTGCTGTTGAAAAAACATACTGAAATATTTCTTATCTTGAACCGACATGCTTTCCCATCTTTTGCATGATACTGTCGAAAATCCcgttttttgttctatttgttttgttgttattatagTCGGTTTACAAATTCTTTATTctcatataattgatataaaaaagatagaaTTGCCATTAAGGAAATGCTTTGCCTAGAACAATGTTGAAGAGATGTGATCTTCCAGGCTAATATGCATTCAGATGATAGttgattatataatattaaacaattcGTGTTGTAATTACCGTGACATACGTTCTTTCCAGACTGGTTAGAGAAGACGTTACTGGATACAAAACCAACCCCTAAGCTCGTTACTGTTGTAAATCCCGGAAATCCATCAGGAACCTATATCCCTGAACCTCTTCTTCAGGTTTCAATTCTCCTCATTTCTGTCTGTCTTATCTCTTCATATGCATACTACTCTCTTTGTGACATTGCCTTTTGTGTATTGATTGCATTCAAGCAGCGGATATCAGATCTTTGCAGAGACGCTGGATGTTGGCTTGTTGTAGACAATACATACGAGTAAGTAAAAGTCGTTTCTTTTTATCTAGAGTGTCAATGTACTCAAACTGTCCGATCTAACATGCATTTGAGGCAAACGACACAAAATATTGGGATTTGGGAGTTCAGAAAGACGACACGAACAATTAACTCGTAAATGCTCTTTTTTGTGGCATTTTCAAGCATCCATCCTGAGAGAGTGTATGCTGTCTAAACAAGTTTGCATGCAGGTACTTCATGTATGATGGTCGGAAGCATGTATGTGTAGAGGGTGATCATATAGTCAAtctgttttccttttcaaaaGCTTATGGGATGATGGGATGGCGAGTCGGATACGTAAGTGCTGCTttacgaaaaaaaaaacattcatGTCTTACgatatttaatcttttgaaatattaatatttacttattttttacaaaaattttcctttattttattttcgcCTTATgctattagtttttatttatttttgtaaatttgcatACTGttgttgataattaataatgatcaatatatacatCAGCGCCCTTTTACTTAGTGATTTCACATGTGACATGATCACATACACGTATCTTCAGATTTACACGAATTATTACAAAGTCCCTCGATTGTGAAAATTACATGCAAACCCCTTTACAGTCATATTTTACACATTACAAATTTCCCAATGCCTGTACATCTGCACGTGATccgatataatttttctaaagttAGGTGTCATTTTGTAATATACCTAAATCTTAGGGGatgttagtgtaattattcctattacAAATGTGACATACGCAAAGTTTTCAACGTCTTTGTTGATGCAGATCGCGTACCCTTCAGAAGTAGAAGGTTTCGCAGCTCAACTGCTTAAAGTCCAAGACAACA encodes:
- the LOC105164122 gene encoding bifunctional aspartate aminotransferase and glutamate/aspartate-prephenate aminotransferase isoform X2 — translated: MKKLRHENKLHKSSVMVTAGANQAFVNIVLTLCDAGDSVIMFAPYYFNSYMSFQMTGVTDILVGPGDPKTLHPDADWLEKTLLDTKPTPKLVTVVNPGNPSGTYIPEPLLQRISDLCRDAGCWLVVDNTYEYFMYDGRKHVCVEGDHIVNLFSFSKAYGMMGWRVGYIAYPSEVEGFAAQLLKVQDNIPICASIISQRLALHSLEMGPEWVTDQVKNLVKNRELLLDALSPLGQDAVKGGEGAIYLWAKLPHQYHDDFEVVRWLARKHGVVLIPGCSSGCPGYVRISFGGLVEDQCRVASERLKRGLQQLVNEGMVP